The proteins below come from a single Mustela nigripes isolate SB6536 chromosome 14, MUSNIG.SB6536, whole genome shotgun sequence genomic window:
- the LRRC8D gene encoding volume-regulated anion channel subunit LRRC8D isoform X1, giving the protein MWEGMFTLAEVASLNDIQPTYRILKPWWDVFMDYLAVVMLMVAIFAGTMQLTKDQVVCLPVLPSPVNSKAHTPLGNADVTTNIPKMEAATDQDQDGRTASDISFGTSAVTPDIPLRATYPHTDSTVPNQETKKEKKDPTGRKTNLDFQQYVFINQMCYHLALPWYSKYFPYLALIHTIILMVSSNFWFKYPKTCSKVEHFVSILGKCFESPWTTKALSETACEDSEENKQRITGAQTLPKHVSTSSDEGSPSASTPMINKTGFKFSAEKPVIEVPSMTILDKKDGEQAKALFEKVRKFRAHVEDSDLIYKLYVVQTFIKTAKFIFILCYTANFVNAISFEHVCKPKVEHLTGYEVFECTHNMAYMLKKLLISYISIICVYGFICLYTLFWLFRIPLKEYSFEKVREESSFSDIPDVKNDFAFLLHMVDQYDQLYSKRFGVFLSEVSENKLREISLNHEWTFEKLRQHVSRNAQDKQELHLFMLSGVPDAVFDLTDLDVLKLELIPEAKIPAKISQMTNLQELHLCHCPAKVEQTAFSFLRDHLRCLHVKFTDVAEIPAWVYLLKNLRELYLIGNLNSENNKMIGLESLRELRHLKILHVKSNLTKVPSNITDVAPHLTKLVIHNDGTKLLVLNSLKKMMNVAELELQNCELERIPHAIFSLSNLQELDLKSNNIRTIEEIISFQHLKRLTCLKLWHNKIATIPPSITHVKNLESLYFSNNKLESLPVAVFSLQKLRCLDVSYNNISVIPIEIGLLQNLQHLHITGNKVDILPKQLFKCMKLRTLNLGQNCITFLPEKIGQLSQLTQLELKGNCLDRLPAQLGQCRLLKKSGLVVEDHLFDTLPLEVKEALNQDINIPFANGI; this is encoded by the coding sequence gAATGTTTACCCTTGCGGAAGTTGCTTCACTTAATGACATTCAACCAACTTACCGAATCCTGAAACCATGGTGGGACGTATTTATGGATTACCTGGCTGTCGTTATGTTGATGGTAGCCATCTTTGCAGGAACCATGCAACTTACCAAAGATCAGGTGGTCTGCTTGCCAGTATTGCCATCTCCTGTAAATTCAAAGGCACACACACCACTGGGAAATGCCGACGTTACCACCAATATCCCCAAGATGGAAGCAGCCACTGACCAAGACCAAGACGGGCGGACGGCAAGTGACATTTCCTTTGGCACATCTGCTGTGACACCTGACATACCTCTCAGAGCCACATATCCTCACACAGATTCGACAGTTCCAAATCAGGAgacaaagaaggagaagaaagatccAACAGGCCGAAAGACAAACTTAGATTTTCagcaatatgtatttattaatcaGATGTGTTACCATCTGGCCCTTCCGTGGTATTCCAAGTACTTTCCATACCTTGCTCTCATACATACTATTATTCTCATGGTCAGTAGCAACTTTTGGTTCAAATATCCCAAAACATGCTCAAAAGTAGAACATTTTGTTTCAATACTAGGAAAGTGCTTTGAGTCTCCTTGGACTACCAAAGCATTGTCTGAGACGGCGTGTGAAGACTCGGAGGAAAACAAGCAGAGAATAACAGGTGCCCAGACTCTACCAAAGCATGTGTCTACCAGCAGTGATGAGGGGAGCCCGAGTGCCAGTACCCCGATGATCAACAAGACAGGCTTCAAATTCTCAGCCGAGAAGCCTGTGATCGAGGTCCCCAGCATGACCATCTTGGATAAGAAAGACGGGGAACAGGCCAAAGCCCTGTTCGAGAAAGTGAGGAAGTTCCGTGCTCACGTGGAAGACAGTGACTTGATCTACAAACTTTATGTGGTCCAAACGTTCATCAAAACAGCCAAATTCATTTTCATCCTCTGCTATACTGCCAACTTCGTCAACGCCATCAGCTTCGAGCACGTCTGCAAGCCCAAAGTGGAGCACCTGACTGGCTATGAAGTGTTTGAGTGCACCCACAATATGGCTTACATGCTGAAGAAGCTTCTCATCAGTTACATATCCATTATCTGTGTTTATGGTTTTATCTGCCTCTACACTCTCTTCTGGTTGTTCAGGATACCTTTGAAGGAATATTCTTTCGAAAAAGTCAGAGAAGAGAGCAGTTTCAGTGACATTCCGGATGTCAAAAACGACTTCGCATTCCTCCTGCACATGGTAGACCAGTATGACCAACTGTATTCGAAGCGCTTTGGCGTGTTCCTGTCAGAAGTCAGTGAAAATAAACTTAGGGAAATTAGCTTGAACCACGAGTGGACATTCGAGAAACTTCGGCAGCACGTGTCCCGCAATGCCCAGGACAAGCAGGAGCTCCACCTATTCATGCTATCCGGCGTGCCTGACGCCGTCTTTGACCTCACAGACCTGGATGTGCTGAAACTTGAACTGATTCCGGAAGCTAAAATTCCCGCTAAGATCTCTCAGATGACTAACCTCCAAGAGCTCCACCTCTGCCACTGCCCTGCGAAAGTGGAACAGACAGCTTTTAGCTTCCTCCGCGATCACTTGAGATGCCTTCACGTGAAGTTCACCGACGTGGCTGAAATCCCTGCCTGGGTGTACCTGCTCAAAAACCTTCGGGAGTTGTACTTGATAGGCAATTTGAACTCTGAGAACAACAAGATGATCGGGCTCGAATCTCTCCGGGAGCTGCGGCACCTTAAGATTCTCCACGTGAAAAGCAATTTGACCAAAGTTCCCTCCAACATTACAGATGTGGCTCCACATCTTACCAAGTTAGTCATTCATAATGACGGCACTAAACTCTTGGTACTGAACAGCCTTAAGAAAATGATGAATGTCGCTGAGCTCGAACTTCAGAACTGTGAGCTGGAGAGAATCCCCCATGCTATCTTCAGCCTCTCGAATCTGCAGGAACTggatttaaaatcaaataacatACGCACCATCGAGGAGATCATCAGTTTCCAGCATTTAAAACGACTGACGTGTCTGAAATTATGGCATAATAAAATCGCTaccatccctccctccatcacCCATGTCAAAAACTTGGAGTCACTTTATTTCTCTAACAACAAGCTCGAATCCTTACCCGTGGCAGTGTTCAGTTTACAGAAACTCAGATGCTTAGACGTAAGCTACAACAACATTTCCGTGATTCCAATAGAGATAGGATTGCTTCAGAACCTGCAGCATTTGCATATCACTGGGAACAAAGTGGACATTCTGCCAAAGCAGTTGTTCAAATGCATGAAGTTGAGGACTTTGAATCTGGGGCAAAACTGCATCACCTTCCTCCCTGAGAAGATTGGTCAGCTCTCCCAGCTCACTCAGCTGGAGCTGAAGGGGAACTGCTTGGACCGCCTGCCAGCCCAGCTGGGCCAGTGTCGCCTGCTCAAGAAAAGCGGGCTTGTTGTGGAAGATCACCTTTTTGACACCCTGCCACTCGAAGTCAAAGAAGCATTGAATCAAGACATAAATATTCCCTTTGCAAATGGGATTTAA
- the LRRC8D gene encoding volume-regulated anion channel subunit LRRC8D isoform X2, which yields MFTLAEVASLNDIQPTYRILKPWWDVFMDYLAVVMLMVAIFAGTMQLTKDQVVCLPVLPSPVNSKAHTPLGNADVTTNIPKMEAATDQDQDGRTASDISFGTSAVTPDIPLRATYPHTDSTVPNQETKKEKKDPTGRKTNLDFQQYVFINQMCYHLALPWYSKYFPYLALIHTIILMVSSNFWFKYPKTCSKVEHFVSILGKCFESPWTTKALSETACEDSEENKQRITGAQTLPKHVSTSSDEGSPSASTPMINKTGFKFSAEKPVIEVPSMTILDKKDGEQAKALFEKVRKFRAHVEDSDLIYKLYVVQTFIKTAKFIFILCYTANFVNAISFEHVCKPKVEHLTGYEVFECTHNMAYMLKKLLISYISIICVYGFICLYTLFWLFRIPLKEYSFEKVREESSFSDIPDVKNDFAFLLHMVDQYDQLYSKRFGVFLSEVSENKLREISLNHEWTFEKLRQHVSRNAQDKQELHLFMLSGVPDAVFDLTDLDVLKLELIPEAKIPAKISQMTNLQELHLCHCPAKVEQTAFSFLRDHLRCLHVKFTDVAEIPAWVYLLKNLRELYLIGNLNSENNKMIGLESLRELRHLKILHVKSNLTKVPSNITDVAPHLTKLVIHNDGTKLLVLNSLKKMMNVAELELQNCELERIPHAIFSLSNLQELDLKSNNIRTIEEIISFQHLKRLTCLKLWHNKIATIPPSITHVKNLESLYFSNNKLESLPVAVFSLQKLRCLDVSYNNISVIPIEIGLLQNLQHLHITGNKVDILPKQLFKCMKLRTLNLGQNCITFLPEKIGQLSQLTQLELKGNCLDRLPAQLGQCRLLKKSGLVVEDHLFDTLPLEVKEALNQDINIPFANGI from the coding sequence ATGTTTACCCTTGCGGAAGTTGCTTCACTTAATGACATTCAACCAACTTACCGAATCCTGAAACCATGGTGGGACGTATTTATGGATTACCTGGCTGTCGTTATGTTGATGGTAGCCATCTTTGCAGGAACCATGCAACTTACCAAAGATCAGGTGGTCTGCTTGCCAGTATTGCCATCTCCTGTAAATTCAAAGGCACACACACCACTGGGAAATGCCGACGTTACCACCAATATCCCCAAGATGGAAGCAGCCACTGACCAAGACCAAGACGGGCGGACGGCAAGTGACATTTCCTTTGGCACATCTGCTGTGACACCTGACATACCTCTCAGAGCCACATATCCTCACACAGATTCGACAGTTCCAAATCAGGAgacaaagaaggagaagaaagatccAACAGGCCGAAAGACAAACTTAGATTTTCagcaatatgtatttattaatcaGATGTGTTACCATCTGGCCCTTCCGTGGTATTCCAAGTACTTTCCATACCTTGCTCTCATACATACTATTATTCTCATGGTCAGTAGCAACTTTTGGTTCAAATATCCCAAAACATGCTCAAAAGTAGAACATTTTGTTTCAATACTAGGAAAGTGCTTTGAGTCTCCTTGGACTACCAAAGCATTGTCTGAGACGGCGTGTGAAGACTCGGAGGAAAACAAGCAGAGAATAACAGGTGCCCAGACTCTACCAAAGCATGTGTCTACCAGCAGTGATGAGGGGAGCCCGAGTGCCAGTACCCCGATGATCAACAAGACAGGCTTCAAATTCTCAGCCGAGAAGCCTGTGATCGAGGTCCCCAGCATGACCATCTTGGATAAGAAAGACGGGGAACAGGCCAAAGCCCTGTTCGAGAAAGTGAGGAAGTTCCGTGCTCACGTGGAAGACAGTGACTTGATCTACAAACTTTATGTGGTCCAAACGTTCATCAAAACAGCCAAATTCATTTTCATCCTCTGCTATACTGCCAACTTCGTCAACGCCATCAGCTTCGAGCACGTCTGCAAGCCCAAAGTGGAGCACCTGACTGGCTATGAAGTGTTTGAGTGCACCCACAATATGGCTTACATGCTGAAGAAGCTTCTCATCAGTTACATATCCATTATCTGTGTTTATGGTTTTATCTGCCTCTACACTCTCTTCTGGTTGTTCAGGATACCTTTGAAGGAATATTCTTTCGAAAAAGTCAGAGAAGAGAGCAGTTTCAGTGACATTCCGGATGTCAAAAACGACTTCGCATTCCTCCTGCACATGGTAGACCAGTATGACCAACTGTATTCGAAGCGCTTTGGCGTGTTCCTGTCAGAAGTCAGTGAAAATAAACTTAGGGAAATTAGCTTGAACCACGAGTGGACATTCGAGAAACTTCGGCAGCACGTGTCCCGCAATGCCCAGGACAAGCAGGAGCTCCACCTATTCATGCTATCCGGCGTGCCTGACGCCGTCTTTGACCTCACAGACCTGGATGTGCTGAAACTTGAACTGATTCCGGAAGCTAAAATTCCCGCTAAGATCTCTCAGATGACTAACCTCCAAGAGCTCCACCTCTGCCACTGCCCTGCGAAAGTGGAACAGACAGCTTTTAGCTTCCTCCGCGATCACTTGAGATGCCTTCACGTGAAGTTCACCGACGTGGCTGAAATCCCTGCCTGGGTGTACCTGCTCAAAAACCTTCGGGAGTTGTACTTGATAGGCAATTTGAACTCTGAGAACAACAAGATGATCGGGCTCGAATCTCTCCGGGAGCTGCGGCACCTTAAGATTCTCCACGTGAAAAGCAATTTGACCAAAGTTCCCTCCAACATTACAGATGTGGCTCCACATCTTACCAAGTTAGTCATTCATAATGACGGCACTAAACTCTTGGTACTGAACAGCCTTAAGAAAATGATGAATGTCGCTGAGCTCGAACTTCAGAACTGTGAGCTGGAGAGAATCCCCCATGCTATCTTCAGCCTCTCGAATCTGCAGGAACTggatttaaaatcaaataacatACGCACCATCGAGGAGATCATCAGTTTCCAGCATTTAAAACGACTGACGTGTCTGAAATTATGGCATAATAAAATCGCTaccatccctccctccatcacCCATGTCAAAAACTTGGAGTCACTTTATTTCTCTAACAACAAGCTCGAATCCTTACCCGTGGCAGTGTTCAGTTTACAGAAACTCAGATGCTTAGACGTAAGCTACAACAACATTTCCGTGATTCCAATAGAGATAGGATTGCTTCAGAACCTGCAGCATTTGCATATCACTGGGAACAAAGTGGACATTCTGCCAAAGCAGTTGTTCAAATGCATGAAGTTGAGGACTTTGAATCTGGGGCAAAACTGCATCACCTTCCTCCCTGAGAAGATTGGTCAGCTCTCCCAGCTCACTCAGCTGGAGCTGAAGGGGAACTGCTTGGACCGCCTGCCAGCCCAGCTGGGCCAGTGTCGCCTGCTCAAGAAAAGCGGGCTTGTTGTGGAAGATCACCTTTTTGACACCCTGCCACTCGAAGTCAAAGAAGCATTGAATCAAGACATAAATATTCCCTTTGCAAATGGGATTTAA